Proteins from a single region of Kluyveromyces lactis strain NRRL Y-1140 chromosome A complete sequence:
- a CDS encoding DUF4112 domain-containing protein (similar to uniprot|Q06170 Saccharomyces cerevisiae YLR326W), which yields MVFYSFILRKISNKIFGDIKIGEGEDPYYEEVTFVKKSFWTGNSQVVHKKLKKAIPDYVPLNDRTVLQRVRKRAYRLDMMFKIFGMRVGWLGIIGLLPVVGDLICLYLSWTVFHEAQKIQGGLPVPLQAELLGNICIDFLLGLIPIVGDIVGIAYKANSRNTLALEQYLRKKYGGETIAASPVELGSVSPGRDPDLVKGLKQT from the coding sequence ATGGTGTTCTATTCATTTATTCTACGCAAGATTTCCAACAAGATATTTGGCGACATTAAGATTGGTGAGGGTGAGGATCCGTACTATGAGGAAGTTACTTTTGTGAAGAAGTCGTTTTGGACTGGAAATAGCCAAGTTGTGCATAAGAAGCTAAAGAAAGCAATTCCAGATTATGTCCCATTAAATGACAGAACAGTGTTGCAACGGGTTAGGAAAAGAGCTTACAGGCTTGATATGATGTTTAAGATATTTGGGATGAGAGTTGGATGGCTCGGTATCATTGGACTTTTGCCAGTGGTCGGTGACCTAATATGTTTGTACTTGTCATGGACAGTGTTCCATGAAGCACAGAAGATTCAAGGTGGTTTGCCTGTGCCCTTGCAGGCAGAGCTCTTGGGGAACATCTGTATCGATTTCCTATTAGGGTTGATTCCCATTGTTGGTGATATCGTTGGGATTGCTTATAAGGCAAATTCCAGGAACACACTTGCATTGGAACAATActtgagaaagaaatacGGTGGTGAAACCATTGCCGCATCTCCTGTAGAATTAGGTTCTGTCTCCCCAGGAAGGGACCCAGACTTGGTAAAAGGCTTGAAACAGACATAA
- the FCF1 gene encoding rRNA-processing protein FCF1 (highly similar to uniprot|Q05498 Saccharomyces cerevisiae YDR339C Protein required for cell viability), producing MGKAKKTRKFALVKRTLNAKKDSRLKSNQAKEVKKDDPELTKNIPQVSSALFFQYNEAIKPPYQVLIDTNFINFSIQKKIDIVKGMMDCLLAKCNILITDCVMAELEKLGPKYRIALKLARDPRIKRLSCSHKGTYADDCIVHRVLQHKCYIVATNDAGLKQRVRKVPGIPLMSVGGHSYVIEKLPGVF from the coding sequence ATGGGTAAGGCTAAGAAGACCAGAAAGTTTGCGCTTGTGAAGCGGACATTGAATGCAAAGAAGGATTCAAGACTCAAATCGAACCAGGCAAAAGAGGTTAAGAAAGATGATCCTGAGTTGACTAAAAACATTCCACAAGTATCCAGTGCATTGTTCTTCCAATATAATGAAGCTATCAAGCCTCCATATCAGGTACTCATCGATacaaatttcatcaatttctctattcaaaagaagattgacATAGTGAAAGGTATGATGGATTGTCTTTTGGCCAAGTGTAACATATTGATAACAGACTGTGTGATGGCTGAATTAGAGAAGTTGGGTCCCAAGTATCGTATAGCGTTGAAGCTAGCTCGTGATCCGCGAATCAAGAGGCTAAGTTGTTCGCATAAGGGTACTTATGCGGATGACTGTATTGTTCATAGAGTGTTGCAGCACAAGTGTTACATTGTTGCCACGAACGATGCTGGTTTAAAGCAGAGAGTGAGGAAAGTGCCGGGGATCCCATTGATGAGTGTTGGAGGACACTCCTATGTGATTGAGAAGCTACCGGGTGTGTTCTAG
- the SAE3 gene encoding Sae3p (no similarity) has translation MGVEDRLNRKQQRLAALKVSYQELEKKFQTLAHELHITETPEKINLKHIADLKLYNELRDTGLRLVQMVADEKQCKMKDVFEEIGYEMKD, from the exons ATGGGCGTTGAGGATCGTTTAAATCGTAAACAGCAGCGACTCGCTGCCCTTAAGGTATCTTACCAGGAATTagagaagaaatttcaGACGTTGGCTCACGAATTACATAT AACTGAGACGCCAGAAAAGATTAACTTGAAACATATTGCTGATCTAAAGCTTTACAATGAGCTCCGTGACACTGGGCTTAGACTAGTTCAGATGGTTGCCGATGAGAAACAGTGTAAGATGAAAGACGTGTTTGAGGAAATCGGTTATGAGATGAAAGATTGA
- the YNG2 gene encoding histone acetyltransferase YNG2 (similar to uniprot|Q757W2 Ashbya gossypii AEL100W YNG2 Chromatin modification-related protein YNG2 and some similarities with YHR090C uniprot|P38806 Saccharomyces cerevisiae YHR090C YNG2 Yeast homolog of mammalian Ing1 NuA4 histone acetyltransferase complex component), whose product MSSINERPQDPSSALEQATQDVANLKSEFHHIMDEMQVADKTLVSSREQYLREDYVLHKLVKQHGSLTKDPKEGSITETVEKEMKRCGDLQQQKCILANTALYLVTKHLSKIKANIESLEEDGLLAPLDDELSDKKAGSVDLGAGIAGLGNGTAGSGSSSGRKRPASSSSANGKGQKRKQQKKERSRSHQRAGTVSRDVSPNAGIGRDPTFDALAYNDDLFKMNQGGEEDDKQLYCFCQRVSYGEMVACDGPNCKYEWFHYSCVNLTEPPKGQWYCPECRLEIANQKLNKKKKKQ is encoded by the coding sequence ATGAGTAGCATTAACGAACGACCACAGGACCCTTCGAGTGCGTTGGAGCAAGCTACACAGGATGTTGCGAACTTGAAATCAGAGTTCCATCATATCATGGATGAAATGCAGGTAGCAGATAAAACCCTGGTGAGCTCAAGAGAGCAGTACCTACGGGAGGATTACGTGCTTCATAAACTTGTGAAACAGCATGGTTCGTTGACCAAGGACCCTAAAGAGGGATCCATTACTGAGACGGTAGAAAAAGAGATGAAGCGATGCGGCGATTTGCAACAACAGAAATGCATATTAGCCAATACAGCATTGTATCTAGTAACGAAACATTTGAGCAAGATCAAGGCCAACATCGAGTCACTTGAGGAAGATGGGTTACTTGCACCCTTGGATGATGAGCTTTCGGATAAGAAGGCTGGATCTGTTGATTTAGGAGCTGGAATCGCTGGCCTTGGTAACGGAACGGCTGGATCAGGTTCCAGTTCTGGTAGGAAACGGCCAgcctcttcatcatcagcGAACGGGAAAGGacagaagagaaaacagcagaagaaagagagatCTAGGTCTCATCAGCGTGCAGGAACAGTGTCTCGTGACGTGAGTCCTAACGCTGGTATCGGTAGAGATCCGACTTTCGATGCTTTGGCATATAACGAtgatttgttcaagatgAACCAAGGCGGCGAAGAAGACGACAAGCAGTTGTACTGTTTCTGCCAAAGAGTATCATACGGTGAGATGGTGGCGTGCGATGGTCCAAACTGTAAATACGAATGGTTCCATTACAGTTGTGTCAACTTAACGGAACCTCCAAAGGGTCAGTGGTATTGTCCAGAATGTCGACTGGAAATTGCTAATCAGAAACtaaataagaagaagaagaagcaatGA
- a CDS encoding arginine--tRNA ligase (highly similar to uniprot|Q05506 Saccharomyces cerevisiae YDR341C Cytoplasmic arginyl-tRNA synthetase) — MLRRLSSPVLSSIIRTTKHIIFSERTYTAALSSYRSPHINNTRMSSSIVSQLKKLSIEEPTKVAESHPDVNVVDLMRNYITQELAKISDVPAEQIYPALEWTNTLERGDLLIPVPRLVRKKGINPKEIAEEWATKFPCGDYLEKVEANGPFVQFFFKPEFLFKIVLPDILTRKEKYGSSPLGGNKKILIEFSSPNIAKPFHAGHLRSTIIGGFLSNLYEQLGWDVTRINYLGDWGKQFGVLAVGFERYGDEEALRNDPINHLFEVYVRINKDIENEGDTLSEEESTDGKARSYFKKMEDGDPEALKIWKRFRELSIEKYIKTYARLNIKYDVYSGESQVSKEQMDKAMRMFEDKNLTHEDRGATLIDLTKFNKKLGKTIVQKSDGTTLYLTRDVGAAMDRYEKYHFDQMIYVIACQQDLHVAQFFEILKQLGFEWANRLQHVNFGMVQGMSTRKGTVVFLDNILEETKEKMHEVMRKNETKYAQIENPDEVADLVGISAVMIQDMQAKRINNYEFKWERMTSFEGDTGPYLQYAHSRLRSVERNASDITPDQWVSADFSLLHEPAAVILVRLLAQYPDVLRNAIKTHEPSTVVTYLFKLTHQVSSCYDVLWVAGQTPELAAARLALYGAARQVLNNGMRLLGLTPVDRM; from the coding sequence ATGCTAAGAAGACTCAGCTCACCTGttttatcatcaataatTCGTACCACAAAGCACATTATCTTTTCAGAAAGAACATATACTGCAGCATTATCGTCATACAGATCCCCACATATTAATAATACTAGAATGTCATCAAGTATTGTTtcccaattgaaaaaattgtCTATTGAGGAACCAACTAAGGTTGCCGAATCTCATCCTGATGTTAACGTCGTTGATTTGATGAGAAACTACATCACCCAGGAATTGGCCAAGATTTCTGATGTGCCAGCAGAACAAATCTATCCAGCTTTGGAATGGACCAACACTTTAGAAAGAGGTGATCTTTTGATTCCAGTGCCAAGGTTGGTCAGAAAGAAGGGTATCAACCCAAAGGAAATTGCTGAAGAATGGGCTACTAAGTTCCCATGTGGTGATTATTTGGAAAAAGTTGAGGCTAACGGTCCATTTGTgcaattcttcttcaagcCAGAATTCTTATTCAAGATTGTTCTACCAGATATCTTGACcagaaaggaaaagtaTGGTTCCTCTCCACTCGGTGGTAACAAGAAGATTCTTATTGAATTCTCTTCTCCAAACATTGCCAAGCCATTCCATGCTGGTCATTTGAGATCCACCATTATCGGTGGTTTCTTGTCTAACTTGTACGAACAACTTGGTTGGGATGTCACTAGAATAAATTACTTGGGTGATTGGGGTAAACAATTTGGTGTCTTGGCCGTTGGTTTCGAAAGATATGGTGATGAAGAAGCCTTGAGAAACGATCCAATTAACCATTTGTTCGAAGTGTACGTCCGTATCAACAAGGATATCGAAAATGAGGGTGACACcttatcagaagaagaatccaCTGATGGTAAGGCCCGTAgttatttcaagaagatggaAGATGGTGATCCAGAAGCTTTGAAGATATGGAAAAGATTCCGTGAGTTAtccattgaaaaatacatCAAAACCTATGCTCGTTTGAACATCAAGTACGATGTGTACTCTGGTGAATCTCAAGTTTCCAAAGAACAAATGGACAAGGCAATGAGGATGTTTGAGGATAAGAATTTGACCCATGAGGATAGAGGTGCAACTTTGATCGATTTGACCAAATTTAACAAAAAGTTGGGTAAGACCATCGTCCAAAAATCTGATGGTACCACACTATATTTAACCCGTGACGTTGGTGCTGCTATGGATCGTTACGAGAAATATCACTTTGACCAGATGATCTACGTGATTGCCTGTCAACAAGATTTGCATGTAGCtcaattcttcgaaattCTAAAGCAATTGGGTTTCGAATGGGCCAACAGACTACAACACGTTAACTTCGGTATGGTCCAAGGTATGTCTACTAGAAAGGGTACCGTTGTATTCTTAGACAACATCTTggaagaaaccaaggaaAAGATGCATGAAGTGATGAGAAAGAACGAAACTAAGTATGCTCAAATTGAAAACCCAGACGAAGTCGCCGATTTGGTTGGTATCTCTGCTGTCATGATCCAAGATATGCAAGCCAAGCGTATCAACAACTACGAATTCAAATGGGAAAGAATGACCTCTTTCGAAGGTGACACTGGTCCATACTTGCAATACGCTCACTCCAGATTGAGATCGGTGGAAAGAAACGCTTCCGACATTACCCCAGACCAATGGGTCTCTGCAGACTTCTCTCTACTCCACGAACCAGCTGCCGTGATCTTGGTCCGTTTATTAGCACAATACCCAGACGTATTGAGAAACGCTATCAAGACTCACGAACCATCTACTGTCGTCACATACTTGTTCAAGCTAACCCATCAAGTGTCTTCCTGTTATGACGTCTTATGGGTCGCTGGTCAAACTCCAGAACTAGCTGCCGCCCGTTTAGCTCTATACGGCGCTGCTAGACAAGTCCTAAATAACGGTATGCGTCTATTGGGTCTAACCCCTGTTGATAGAATGTGA